One Terriglobales bacterium DNA segment encodes these proteins:
- a CDS encoding DJ-1/PfpI family protein codes for MTKPQFTIGILVFDDVEELDFVGPMEVFGIAAKHGAPCKAVLVAKTHAEVRAHFGLTFKPDATFASCPPLDLLIVPGGPGARGPVRHDGATLEFVRKQPGEVASVCTGALILAASHVLDGKRATTHRSRVELLREYNAITVDADARVIFDGRIATSAGITAGIDLALAIVQRHWGEELSGRVAETLEWDRAGQWKTARV; via the coding sequence ATGACGAAGCCGCAATTCACGATTGGCATTCTTGTATTCGACGATGTCGAGGAGCTGGACTTTGTCGGCCCAATGGAAGTCTTCGGGATTGCGGCCAAACACGGGGCGCCCTGCAAAGCGGTGCTGGTGGCGAAAACCCATGCCGAAGTCAGGGCGCACTTTGGTTTGACCTTCAAACCGGATGCGACGTTTGCCTCCTGTCCTCCTCTCGACTTGCTGATTGTGCCCGGGGGGCCAGGCGCCCGCGGACCGGTGCGTCATGACGGGGCGACACTTGAGTTTGTCCGGAAGCAGCCTGGAGAGGTGGCTTCAGTTTGCACGGGGGCTTTGATCCTGGCTGCGTCCCACGTGCTGGACGGGAAACGTGCCACAACCCATCGCAGCCGGGTCGAACTGCTGCGGGAATACAACGCTATTACGGTCGATGCGGATGCACGGGTGATCTTCGATGGCCGGATCGCAACGTCCGCGGGAATAACGGCCGGGATCGACTTGGCTTTGGCTATTGTGCAGCGGCACTGGGGTGAGGAACTGTCGGGGCGGGTGGCTGAAACGCTGGAGTGGGACAGGGCCGGGCAGTGGAAAACGGCCCGAGTTTAG
- a CDS encoding STAS domain-containing protein — protein MQLKLGVRVVDNVSIVDCRGRLLFGDEASALRDTVKNLLAETKSVVINLGETTYIDSGGLGTLVGLYSSAQHSGGMVKLAKLQQRVVDLLQVTKLLTVFDVYDTEEEAVKSFAQRATA, from the coding sequence ATGCAATTGAAGCTTGGGGTCCGGGTGGTGGACAACGTTTCGATCGTGGACTGTCGTGGCCGGCTGCTCTTCGGCGATGAAGCGAGCGCGCTACGTGACACAGTAAAAAATCTGCTTGCTGAGACGAAATCTGTCGTTATCAACCTTGGTGAAACCACTTATATCGACAGCGGTGGACTGGGTACGCTGGTGGGCTTGTATTCGTCTGCCCAGCATTCCGGCGGTATGGTGAAGTTGGCCAAGTTGCAACAGCGCGTGGTTGATTTGCTGCAGGTCACGAAGCTTTTGACCGTGTTCGATGTGTACGACACGGAAGAAGAGGCGGTGAAGTCGTTCGCGCAGCGCGCAACAGCATAG
- a CDS encoding NAD(P)H-dependent glycerol-3-phosphate dehydrogenase produces the protein MSNIAVIGAGAWGTALAVALARQHRHNVTLWAFEKEVSESVRQRGINEMFLPGQTLPIEIQVTNSLEEALRNQQMVVSVMPSHHTRRVFKNMAPFLHREMIFVSATKGVENETLLRMSEVIREVIAEKGWNPRIGAISGPSFAKEVAKGDPTAITVASKDADLAALVQREFSDHTFRIYTNDDIIGVELGGALKNVIAIAAGVCDGLGLGHNTIAALITRGLAEIARLAVACGARQVTMAGLAGMGDLVLTCTGGLSRNRTVGVELGKGRKLDEIIAGMHGMVAEGVLTTNAAVGLAKKMNVEMPITEQMYAILHDGKSPKESMRELMTRRGTSEVKLLTADQ, from the coding sequence ATGAGTAACATCGCTGTGATCGGAGCCGGTGCCTGGGGTACCGCTTTAGCCGTTGCGCTTGCGCGTCAGCATCGCCACAACGTCACGCTGTGGGCCTTCGAGAAGGAGGTCTCTGAATCTGTCCGGCAGCGTGGGATCAACGAAATGTTTCTGCCGGGCCAGACGCTTCCCATCGAAATCCAGGTCACCAACAGCCTGGAAGAAGCTCTGCGCAATCAGCAGATGGTTGTGAGCGTAATGCCGTCACACCACACGCGACGCGTGTTCAAGAACATGGCGCCATTCCTGCACCGCGAAATGATTTTCGTATCTGCCACTAAGGGCGTCGAGAACGAGACCCTGCTGCGCATGAGCGAAGTCATCCGCGAGGTGATTGCCGAAAAAGGCTGGAATCCCCGCATCGGCGCGATTAGCGGTCCATCATTTGCCAAGGAAGTCGCCAAGGGCGATCCGACGGCTATCACGGTTGCCTCCAAAGACGCCGACCTCGCCGCGCTGGTACAGCGCGAATTCAGCGACCATACCTTCCGCATTTACACCAACGACGACATTATTGGCGTGGAGCTCGGTGGAGCGCTGAAGAACGTAATTGCCATCGCCGCCGGTGTCTGCGACGGACTCGGCCTTGGCCACAACACCATCGCCGCGCTCATCACGCGAGGCCTCGCCGAGATCGCCCGCCTTGCCGTCGCTTGCGGCGCTCGCCAGGTGACCATGGCGGGACTAGCGGGCATGGGTGACCTCGTCCTCACCTGCACCGGGGGCCTTTCCCGCAACCGCACCGTCGGCGTCGAACTTGGCAAGGGACGCAAGCTGGACGAGATCATCGCCGGAATGCACGGCATGGTCGCGGAAGGCGTGCTCACCACAAATGCTGCCGTTGGCCTCGCGAAGAAAATGAACGTAGAGATGCCCATCACAGAGCAGATGTACGCCATTCTGCACGACGGAAAATCACCGAAGGAATCGATGCGCGAACTCATGACGCGCCGCGGCACCAGTGAAGTGAAACTGCTCACTGCCGACCAATAA
- a CDS encoding SET domain-containing protein-lysine N-methyltransferase — protein MGIIVRSSDVHAAGVFTTAPIRKRSKVVRYTGPHITKEEGDKIYEHRDITYLFALGNGDRVIDGHGIAAFINHSCDPNCETDEIKGEIWIIATRDIRPGEELTYDYNLFDGEEDDPATCHCKSRHCRGSLYSEGELRKRKREAKKKAAKEKAA, from the coding sequence ATGGGTATCATTGTTCGCTCTTCCGACGTCCACGCCGCCGGCGTGTTCACCACCGCTCCCATCCGCAAGCGCAGCAAGGTTGTGCGCTATACCGGACCGCATATCACCAAGGAAGAAGGCGACAAGATTTACGAACACCGCGACATCACTTATCTCTTTGCGCTCGGCAACGGCGACCGCGTGATCGACGGACACGGGATTGCAGCTTTCATCAATCACTCCTGCGACCCGAACTGCGAAACCGATGAAATAAAAGGAGAGATTTGGATCATCGCGACCCGCGACATCAGGCCGGGAGAAGAACTGACCTACGACTACAACCTGTTCGACGGAGAGGAAGACGATCCCGCTACGTGCCACTGTAAGTCGCGGCACTGCCGGGGATCTTTGTACTCTGAGGGCGAACTGCGGAAGCGAAAACGCGAAGCAAAAAAGAAAGCCGCAAAAGAAAAAGCGGCGTAA
- a CDS encoding aldo/keto reductase → MEDTKNPALIRRDFLKLGGTAAAGIIAGSTLTTSANAMPPLPENPETTKAMPTRNLGKTGYKVGIFSLGGQASVEKKDNDKIAVPIVERALDLGVNYIDTAAFYGGGVSQGYIGQVMKRRRKEAFLATKTHDRTKDGSLKLLDESLKLLQTDHLDLWQLHNLSRMEELDRIFAKGGAIEALQQARERKIVRYLGLTGHADPEVLMEGIRRFPFDTVLMALNAADKHHLSFIEKLLPMAVEKQMGIIGMKIPARGRILSTFTPPPAEEQRGWEGPAKSPGTLHIKEAMYYVLSLPVSTIIIGCDSVAQLEQNVQLAREFTPLNETQLASLAEKTAPVMRQALFFRKWS, encoded by the coding sequence GTGGAAGATACCAAAAACCCTGCACTTATACGCCGTGACTTCCTGAAACTGGGCGGCACCGCTGCCGCTGGAATTATCGCGGGATCTACCCTCACGACGTCGGCCAATGCCATGCCGCCGCTGCCGGAAAACCCAGAAACGACGAAAGCTATGCCCACCCGCAACCTGGGCAAGACCGGATACAAGGTCGGTATCTTCAGCCTGGGCGGACAGGCTTCGGTGGAGAAGAAGGACAACGACAAGATTGCAGTGCCGATCGTGGAGCGTGCCCTCGATCTCGGCGTGAACTACATCGACACGGCGGCTTTTTACGGTGGCGGAGTTAGCCAGGGCTATATCGGGCAGGTGATGAAGCGTCGCCGCAAGGAAGCTTTTCTAGCGACGAAGACTCATGATCGAACAAAAGACGGATCTTTGAAGCTCCTGGACGAGTCTCTGAAACTCCTGCAAACGGACCACCTTGATCTTTGGCAGCTACACAACCTGTCGCGCATGGAAGAACTGGATCGCATTTTCGCGAAGGGCGGCGCCATAGAAGCCTTGCAGCAGGCTCGCGAGCGGAAGATCGTGCGGTATTTAGGCCTAACCGGACATGCTGATCCTGAAGTGCTGATGGAGGGTATCCGCCGGTTCCCATTCGACACCGTCCTGATGGCGCTGAACGCCGCCGACAAACACCACTTGAGCTTCATCGAGAAGCTGCTGCCGATGGCGGTGGAGAAGCAGATGGGCATTATCGGAATGAAGATTCCTGCCCGGGGACGAATCCTTTCGACGTTCACGCCTCCGCCGGCCGAAGAACAGCGTGGCTGGGAAGGACCGGCAAAGAGTCCCGGCACGCTGCATATCAAGGAAGCAATGTACTACGTGCTTTCGTTGCCGGTGAGCACGATCATCATTGGGTGTGATTCCGTGGCACAACTCGAGCAAAACGTGCAACTGGCGCGTGAGTTCACACCGCTCAACGAGACCCAGTTGGCTTCTCTCGCGGAGAAGACCGCGCCCGTGATGCGCCAGGCCCTGTTCTTCCGCAAGTGGAGCTAA
- a CDS encoding BON domain-containing protein, translating into MKANRSLMVVFLSLLVIMALAIGCSKKPSDSQIIGEVATKIQADPNIATKTISVQSQDGVVTLAGQVSSEMERVAAGNDASQIAGVRTVVNNLTVAAAAAPPMQEPVVEQQEPVKQAKSSARKSSSYTAGSRGNRGNNDYAPPSTPVTTVPATASSAMPAAKPKPTTVTIPDGTEISIRLLDPLDSEKNQVGDRFRGTLAHSITVGDQLAIPSGADVMGRIVDVKDAGHFSGKSVLAVELTNVSMGGKNYEVRTEEWRREGAARGKNTAAKVGGGAAVGAIIGAIAGGGKGAAIGSVIGAGAGTGAQAVTKGQQIRLPSETVMNFRLTNPLTVTPGAVRGDRPVLTDRTGSESE; encoded by the coding sequence ATGAAGGCGAATCGTTCGCTGATGGTTGTGTTCTTGAGCTTACTGGTGATCATGGCTCTGGCCATTGGGTGTTCGAAGAAGCCCAGCGACAGCCAGATCATCGGTGAAGTAGCGACGAAGATCCAGGCCGACCCCAACATCGCCACCAAGACTATTTCCGTCCAGTCGCAGGACGGCGTGGTGACACTGGCGGGCCAGGTCTCGAGCGAAATGGAACGGGTTGCAGCAGGGAATGATGCCAGCCAAATCGCTGGTGTACGTACGGTTGTGAACAATCTCACGGTAGCAGCAGCGGCGGCACCGCCGATGCAGGAACCAGTAGTGGAGCAACAGGAGCCTGTGAAGCAGGCGAAAAGCTCCGCGCGTAAGTCGTCCAGTTACACCGCGGGCTCTCGCGGGAACCGCGGAAACAACGACTATGCTCCGCCTTCGACTCCGGTGACCACAGTTCCGGCGACAGCGTCTTCGGCGATGCCAGCCGCCAAGCCCAAGCCGACCACGGTCACTATTCCGGACGGAACGGAGATTTCCATCCGCCTGCTCGATCCGCTCGACAGCGAAAAGAACCAGGTTGGCGACCGCTTCCGCGGAACGCTGGCGCACTCGATCACCGTTGGTGACCAGTTGGCGATTCCTTCCGGAGCGGACGTGATGGGCCGCATTGTCGATGTGAAGGATGCAGGTCACTTCAGCGGGAAGTCGGTGCTGGCAGTCGAACTGACGAACGTTTCGATGGGCGGCAAGAACTACGAAGTCCGGACCGAAGAGTGGCGACGTGAAGGCGCGGCCCGTGGCAAGAACACCGCGGCTAAGGTCGGCGGTGGCGCAGCGGTGGGCGCGATCATCGGCGCAATTGCCGGCGGCGGGAAGGGCGCAGCGATCGGGTCCGTAATCGGCGCAGGCGCTGGAACCGGCGCGCAGGCCGTAACGAAGGGACAGCAGATTCGGCTGCCTTCCGAAACGGTAATGAACTTCCGCCTGACGAATCCGTTAACGGTTACGCCGGGTGCAGTTCGCGGTGATCGTCCGGTGCTGACCGACCGCACTGGTTCTGAAAGCGAATAA
- a CDS encoding L-threonylcarbamoyladenylate synthase, with amino-acid sequence MSRAKGDIPCGRDSILIVVAGVSQSDLKHAAELLRAGRLVAFPTETVYGLGANALSAEAVARIFEAKGRPRTSPLIVHVATPDEVSSVVSHWPEVAQRLTAKFWPGPLTLVLPKTEAVPDIVTAGLPTVGIRMPRHDIALALLRECGLPLAAPSANRFTQVSPTTAEHVRRSLGDRVDFILDGGPCTVGIESTVLSLATPQPTILRPGGISRTEIESLIGSVAVSTEAASGAHASPGMHAKHYSPHTRLLLSKDGEVPHAGHGIYLRLFHDAQHPCEAMYMPTDPREYAAALYGTLHDLDARSLDWIAVELPPVNHAWEAVLDRLRRAAHP; translated from the coding sequence ATGTCACGGGCGAAGGGTGACATTCCGTGTGGCCGAGATTCTATACTCATCGTAGTGGCTGGAGTATCCCAATCCGACCTGAAGCATGCGGCGGAACTGCTACGGGCGGGTAGGCTCGTGGCATTTCCGACGGAGACTGTTTACGGTCTGGGAGCGAATGCCCTGTCCGCCGAAGCCGTAGCGCGCATCTTCGAGGCTAAGGGACGCCCACGCACCAGCCCGCTTATCGTTCACGTAGCCACGCCGGACGAAGTCAGCAGCGTTGTTTCCCATTGGCCAGAGGTCGCCCAAAGGCTCACCGCAAAATTCTGGCCAGGACCGCTGACATTGGTGTTGCCAAAGACCGAAGCCGTGCCCGACATCGTCACAGCCGGATTGCCAACGGTCGGCATTCGCATGCCGCGGCATGACATTGCCCTTGCGCTGCTGCGCGAATGCGGACTGCCGCTCGCGGCTCCGAGCGCGAATCGCTTTACCCAGGTTTCTCCGACAACAGCCGAACATGTTCGACGCAGTCTCGGAGACCGCGTCGATTTCATTCTCGACGGAGGCCCTTGCACGGTGGGGATCGAATCGACCGTGCTGTCTCTGGCCACACCGCAGCCAACGATTTTGCGTCCGGGCGGAATCTCTCGGACGGAAATCGAGTCGCTCATTGGCTCCGTTGCCGTTTCCACAGAAGCGGCTTCCGGTGCGCACGCATCTCCCGGCATGCACGCGAAACATTACAGCCCGCACACTCGGCTGTTGCTGAGCAAAGACGGCGAAGTCCCCCACGCAGGACATGGTATCTACCTGCGCCTTTTTCATGACGCTCAGCATCCGTGTGAAGCGATGTATATGCCCACCGATCCGCGCGAATACGCTGCCGCCCTCTATGGGACTCTGCATGACTTGGACGCACGCTCACTCGATTGGATCGCCGTCGAACTTCCCCCGGTCAACCATGCCTGGGAAGCCGTGCTCGATCGCTTGCGTAGGGCCGCTCACCCCTGA